GGGCGGCCGAGGCGATCGTGGTCGACTACGGCCCCGTCGAGCCGCTGGTCGACGCCGAGGCCGCGCTCGACGCCGATCCGATCCACCCCGACGGCAACGTCGTCCGCCACATTCGGATCGTGCACGGCTCTCCCGACGACGTCACCGGCGACGTGGTCGTCGAGTGTGAGTACGAGGTCGGGATGCAGGACCAGGCGTTCATGGGACCCGAGTCCGGCCTCGCGATCCCCGATGGCGCCGGCGGGGTCGATCTGTACATCTCGACGCAGTGGCTGCACGTCGACCGCGACCAGGTGGCGGCATGCCTGGCACTGGATCCCGAGCAGGTCCGGCTGACCCTGTCGGGCGTTGGCGGGGCGTTCGGTGCGCGCGAGGACGTCAGCCTGCAGGTCCACGTGTGCCTGCTGGCGCTGCGGACCGGCCGACCCGTCAAGATGCTCTACTCACGCGAGGAGTCGTTCTTCGGCCACGTGCACCGCCACCCGGCGCGCATGCGCTACCGCCACCACGCCGACCGCGACGGCTCCCTGGTCAAGGTCGAGGCGTCGCTATGGTTCGACGGCGGCGCCTACGCGTCGTCGTCGACCGCGGTCATCTCAAACGCGTGCTCGTTCGCGGCCGGGCCGTACCGCGTGCCGCACGCCCGCGTCGAGGGCTGGGCGATGCGCACGAACAACCCACCCTGCGGCGCGATGCGCGGCTTCGGCTCGGTGCAGGTGTGCTTCGCGCACGAGGCGCAGATGGACAAGCTCGCGGCCGCGCTCGACATCGATCCGGTGGACCTGCGCCTGCGCAACGCGCTCGAGCCGGGGGACCGGATCATCACGGGCCAGCGCATCACCGGCGTCGCGCCGGTCCGCGAGTGCATCCGCGCTGCGGTCGACCTGCCGCTGCCGACCGTGGACGCCGACGGCAACGTCGCACCGGTCACGCTGCCGGGAGGCACGGGACGCACCGCCGACGCCGAGCACGTGCGGCGCGGGGTGGGCATCGCCGTCGGGTTCAAGAACCTCATGTACTCGGAGGGCTTCGACGACTTCTCGACCGCGTCGGTGCGGGTGGAGGTCGGGCCTGACGACGAGGTGACCGCAACCGTGCACAGCGCCGCGGCCGAGGTGGGGCAGGGCTTCGTGACGCTGGCGCAGCAGATCGTGCGGTCGGAGCTCGGTGTGCAGCGGGTGCAGCTGCGGCCGGCCGACACGGTGATTGGCTCGGCGGGCTCGACCAGCGCGTCACGGCAGACGTGGATGAGCGGGGGAGCGGTGCAGGGCGCGTGCGACGATGTGCGCCGGGCGGTGTACGAGCGCGTCGCCGAGCGCCGCGGCGTCGCGCTTGCGGGTGCCCGCAGGGAGGTGCTGCGGCTCGACGCCCACGGCATCCACCACGTCGATCAGGGCTGGGTGGTGCCGCTGGCGGAGGCCATCGGCGACGAACCGGTCGAGGCCACGCACGAGTTCCATCATGCCAACACAGAGCCCCTCGACGAGGACGGGCAGGGCGACGCGCACGTGTCGTTCGTGTTCGCCGCGCACCGTGCGGTCGTTGATGTCGACCCCGAGCTCGGGCTCGTGCGCGTCCACCAGATCACGACCGGCCAGGACGTCGGCCGGGCGCTCAACCCACGCCAGGTCATCGGTCAGATCGAGGGCGGCATCGCCCAGGGCGTGGGCCTGGCGGTGATGGAGGAGATCGTGCTCGACGGAGGGCGCATCAGGAACCCCTCGTTCACCGATTACCTCATCCCGACGGCGCTGGACATGCCCGTCGTGGACGCGACGCTGATCGAGCAGCCCGAGCCCGGTGCGCCGTTCGGCGCGAAGGGGGTGGGCGAGCCGCCGACCATCTCGTCGACGCCGGCCGTGGTGGCGGCGATCCGCGCCGCGACGGGCATCGACTTGCGCCGCGTGCCGGTCCGCCCGGACGACATCGCCCTCGCCTGATCGCCCTCGGCGGCGGTGCACGGGTCGTGGGACGTCCCCCAACGCCGGCTCGCCCTCACGTCCCCACAACGAGTGGCGGTGCGGCCCCGCGGGGACGTCCCCCAACGCCGGCGCCGTCGTGTCCCCAGAAGCTCGTGCGGTGGCGGTTAGCCGAGGCGCTGGGCGGCGGCGATGTCGACCGCCTCGCAGACGCGGCGCCGGGTGGCGTGGATGCGGTCGAGCAGGCCGCGCGCGTTGCGCAGACCCAGCCACCCTGTCCACGCGCGGACCAGCGCGACGGCCCGTTCCAGGCCACCGACGGCGACGCCGCCCGCGATCGGGCAGGCGATGACGAGCGCGAACGTCGGCAGGAATCCGGTGACCGGCGCGATGATCGCCAGCACGATCCACGTCAGCGGGAACACCAGCAGCGTGGTCAGCACGCGGACGGTGCCCTTGGTCACGGGTGCGGCCGGCCGCCGGCCCGCGAGCGCCGTCAGCAGCGTCGGCGTCACGTTGACCACGACACCAAACACCATCACGACGCCGAGCACCACGAGGTACGCGGTCAGCGCCAGCGCACGTCGCAGCAGCCAGGTGGCGCTGACCCGCGGCACCAGCTGCTCGTCACGCAGCCGCAGCAGGTCGAGCTGGACCTGGTAGGTGCCGAGCGCATCGAGCACGTCGCGCCGCGCGGTGTCGGGTGCGTCGGCGATGGCCTGGGCGAGCCCCTCGCGGGAGGTGAGCGACACGATCTCGTCGGGGCGCTCGAGGTCCGTCCGCAGCCGGACGTCGGCGGCGCGGTTGAGCATGGCCCGGTCGAGCACGTCGGTGTAACGCGGCGTGGTCTCAGTCAGGCGCCGGCGGACGGCCTCGGTCAGCGCGCGCGCCATGGTGTGGTCGTCGGACGCGCTGCCGACTGTGCCACCCACGGGGCTCGGCGCAGCATGGCGCGCGACCCACCGGTCCAGGTCGATGGGCTGCCCGACGCGCGCCAGGACCCGGGACCGCAATGCCAGCTTGTCGTCGAACGTTAGCCCGATCGGCACGATCGCGACCCGCTCGACGCCCCCGTCGTGGGCGGCCAGGGCGATGCGCGCAGCCCCTGTCCGCACGCGCTGCAGCTCGAGGTGGTCGTGCGTCGTGCCCTCGGGGAAGATCGCGATGGTGCCGCCGCGTCTGAGCACGTCGAGGGCACGGCCGAACATCGCTGCGTTGTCGACCGTGCCGCCGTGGTCCTCCGGCCGGCTGACGGGGACCAGGCCCGCCAGGGCGAGCAGCGGGCGCAGCAGCATGGAGCGCCACAGCGTCGCCTTCGCGACGAAGCGCGGCAGGCCGCGCACGATCACGGCCAGCAACACCGCGTCCACCAGGCCGTTGGAGTGG
This portion of the Euzebyales bacterium genome encodes:
- the pucD gene encoding xanthine dehydrogenase subunit D → MTDVTTTRGVGGGVGTDAGRPDGVPKVQGRFGFSSDAFAEGMLWGRTLRSPHPSARIHGIDTSTAEQIDGVEVVLTAADVPGTPTFGLEHADQPVFAADVVRYQGEPVAAVAADHPETARRAAEAIVVDYGPVEPLVDAEAALDADPIHPDGNVVRHIRIVHGSPDDVTGDVVVECEYEVGMQDQAFMGPESGLAIPDGAGGVDLYISTQWLHVDRDQVAACLALDPEQVRLTLSGVGGAFGAREDVSLQVHVCLLALRTGRPVKMLYSREESFFGHVHRHPARMRYRHHADRDGSLVKVEASLWFDGGAYASSSTAVISNACSFAAGPYRVPHARVEGWAMRTNNPPCGAMRGFGSVQVCFAHEAQMDKLAAALDIDPVDLRLRNALEPGDRIITGQRITGVAPVRECIRAAVDLPLPTVDADGNVAPVTLPGGTGRTADAEHVRRGVGIAVGFKNLMYSEGFDDFSTASVRVEVGPDDEVTATVHSAAAEVGQGFVTLAQQIVRSELGVQRVQLRPADTVIGSAGSTSASRQTWMSGGAVQGACDDVRRAVYERVAERRGVALAGARREVLRLDAHGIHHVDQGWVVPLAEAIGDEPVEATHEFHHANTEPLDEDGQGDAHVSFVFAAHRAVVDVDPELGLVRVHQITTGQDVGRALNPRQVIGQIEGGIAQGVGLAVMEEIVLDGGRIRNPSFTDYLIPTALDMPVVDATLIEQPEPGAPFGAKGVGEPPTISSTPAVVAAIRAATGIDLRRVPVRPDDIALA
- a CDS encoding 1-acyl-sn-glycerol-3-phosphate acyltransferase, whose product is MAGRPMVDQALDALAWLVSRGLFRTVDVTGAARIRYDGPRIVVANHSNGLVDAVLLAVIVRGLPRFVAKATLWRSMLLRPLLALAGLVPVSRPEDHGGTVDNAAMFGRALDVLRRGGTIAIFPEGTTHDHLELQRVRTGAARIALAAHDGGVERVAIVPIGLTFDDKLALRSRVLARVGQPIDLDRWVARHAAPSPVGGTVGSASDDHTMARALTEAVRRRLTETTPRYTDVLDRAMLNRAADVRLRTDLERPDEIVSLTSREGLAQAIADAPDTARRDVLDALGTYQVQLDLLRLRDEQLVPRVSATWLLRRALALTAYLVVLGVVMVFGVVVNVTPTLLTALAGRRPAAPVTKGTVRVLTTLLVFPLTWIVLAIIAPVTGFLPTFALVIACPIAGGVAVGGLERAVALVRAWTGWLGLRNARGLLDRIHATRRRVCEAVDIAAAQRLG